The genome window aaagggaaaagagcacAGAAGTGAAGTGGGCAGATTGGCCAAGGTCAGAAGGAACTGGGTAGGGAAGCCAGAAATAGCAGCACGTCGTGCTGCCAGCCTGTGCCTTGGCTGCAGACCCACCGCTTGGCCCCGGCCCTCTCTGAGAGCCCCGTGCCGACACGTCCAGGCGTTCAGAggttgtttttcccttctgtcaCATGGAACCCTTCCTGGTGACATACAGCCACCGGCACTGCAGAATCCAAATACTGCCTGTTTGGAGAAAAAGTACCCACTGTATCCCATCTGCCCATTTCAGATGTCTGTAGAAAGGCTTTTTCGCTATGGCTGAAAGATTGCAGTACCCTTCATTTAAAGCATCCGAGGCTGTTTACCTTGTTTTTCTATAAGCAGACACAGCCGTTCGAGCGTGTGGAGTCACCAAAAAGCAATGGGATCGTGTGCGCCCCCCGGGCGCAGTCTCTAAAGCCGAGGGAACCCAAATGCAGAATCGGGGGAGGAGAATTCGGTTCTAAGCTCTGGAGGGGAGGCTGGAAGATGAACAACATCCCGGCCCGGGGTGCAGACACGGCTCCGCGCTGGGAGCCCCCTCTCCCGGCCCCGCCGTTTCTCACGTTTAGGGGCGCGGGGTTCGGGGTCGTTTCCCCGCGGACGCCCCCCGACCGCCCCAGCGCTGCCCCGCGGCTTTCGACCCCTTCCCCTCCCGGGGCTCCCCGCGGGGCCGGGACCCGcccgggggcgggcggcggcggcggcagcgtTAGCGTTAGGACCCGGCGGCGGCCGCgaggcggggaggggggagcgCAGCCCGGTGGTTGTTTACCGGGGAGGGGAGCGCCGGGGCAGGTCTCGGCGCGGCGCTGAGCGCAGCGCAGccgagcggcggggccgggccggcggCTCCTCGCCCTCCGCGCCGAGGATGCTGCGCGGGGGCCCGCTGCGAGCGCTGGGCGCGGTGCTGCTGGGCTCGCTGCTGCTGGCGGCCGCCCGCGGCGCCGAGGGTGAGTGTCGGCCCGCCCGAGGGGGCCCGGCTTTGTTGCGGGGTACAAAGGCCGGCCCCGGGGGGGAACCTCCGGCGAATGGGGACCTCCCCGCATGGCCCGGCCTCGTGTTTCTGCAGAGTGCCTCCGCGGAGACGGCGCGTCCTACCGCGGGAACCGGCGGGTGGCCTCCGGCGGCGCCCCGTGCCTCAACTGGCTGGCGGTGCGGAGCGAGACCGGCGCCGCGCTCCCGGCAGGTGGGTGCGGGCGGCGGGGGGACGGGGCGGCGGGGCTCGGAACGCGGGGAGCCCCGTGCTGACCGCCGCCTGCCCTCCCGCAGTCGCCGAGGATCACGACAGCTGCCGGAACCCGAATGGCGACGCCGCGCCCTGGTGCTACGTCCGAGGCGCCGCCGGGATCCCCGAACGCAGAACCTGCGAGATCCCCCCCTGCCCAGGTAGGAGCGATCCCCTCCGGCACTTCACTGCCGCCCTTCCCTGGCTTTGTCCTTCCCTGCCCAGACTGGGGCTGGTCAACGGGAGGGGTCCCTGTGCGATCTCCACTGCCCCTTAGCCGGGGCTCCCCTCCAGCCCTCGCCTGTGCTTGAAGGTTTTGTCTTGGCAGCAGAAAAGGTCTCGCCCTACACCCGTTTTGCTGGTCTGTGTAGGGCCGTTGAGCCGTGATATAAAAGGTAGAGGTCCGGACATGTAGGAACTGTAGGGAAGTGGGTAGGACCTTACTGTGGGATGTGTTACTGCTATCGGAAGGACTGTGTGTTGCTAAAGGAGTGCCAGTGAGAGTTTGGGTAGAGGTAGGGGAGGAGAACTTGATCAAAACAAGATGTGAAGAGAGgacagtaaaaaacaaaacatcaggCAGGGTCAGTCAGACATGTCGGGGTGTGAAGGAGCCTGTCAGGAGGATAGCTGTAGCTGAGAGCCGGCTTCTGGGAGAGATGTCAGTATTGGCTGAGGCCAAAGCAAGCACTTGTTTTTTGGACTATTTGCAGATCTCTGAGCGTCTCTTGATGTACGCACTGCACTGTCCCTCGGGATCACTGGCCTTGCATGTAAACAGCTTTCCCCCACACGTActccctctgctttcctttgctctgcttgTCTGTTGCCTGCTTTTCCCTAaagataaagcaaaacaaatgttcTGCTGCCAAGAACAGTCTTGCAGCTTTGGGATCTGGGGAGTTAACTGACCTTCCATCCAGTACACCATCTGCATGTATAAAGGATTTGGCCATTCTTGTGTCTCAGAGCAGGCACCATATTATTGTAGTTATGTCCTGCAGTTCCCCTTAGTTCAGCTTCTCTGGCCTGACCTTAAGTAACATAACTGTGCAGTGCAGGCACCCTGATTTCCTGTTTCTAGCTCCCCGTCTGCACTTCCATTTCACATTCCACTGAGGACTCAAAATGGCTGCAGATAGCAAATCCAGATGGAGTTAATGCCAGCTGTGGGGTGAGATCCAGAACCTGCTGAGAAATGGAGGGAGTTTTCAGGTGTGCATGCACGCTCTGCATGGCATTTCCAATAAgcagggtttttgttgttgttcaagaCAGGCAATAGATGTATACATTCTACTACAATAGCTTTTattgtgaaatgaaaaaagagctTTCTTGAAAATCTCGTTAATGTGGTTGATAaaaatctgcagtgctgagaaagAGTCTGCTGTGAGCATCCATCCTCACACACCTTTCCGTGAGCTCTGGCTAAGGAAGGCCATGCTGTACTTAGATAAATCAGTGCCTCTGCTGCCTGAAGCATTGCTCTGACTTAGCCTGTCCATCATGCTAAAGGAGTTTGCTGCGGGGCTGCAAAGAGGGGCTGAGTAAGAATGTCCCAGGTTGTTTCACACCATCTGGAATCTCCTTCCATCAAACCTTCCCGTGTCAGGAAGATTGAGGCAGAAGAGAGATAAATAGACTCCTGGGAGACTTCGGACGGAGATTCTCATCATCTTTTTTCATGTCTGTTCAGCATGATTGAAGCTGCAGCCTGTATATCGATCTGTAGACTAAATGAAGTCATTGTGCATCCCCTGGACTCATGCTCTGTACCTGGGTTTCATTCTGCTCTGTCTTCTACCCCGTCTGAGGTTACACTCCTAGTTACACGGATTCATGtcagaggaaagaagggagagTACATTTCTCTTGGTAGGATTTCTGGCAGTAACTGCTTAAGTTACTGTGAATAGTAACTTATTACTCATGGTAATAAGTGTTTCTCAGTGTGCTTTGAAGACGGTTTGGTGATACCAGTCTAGATCTGTCCCACTCATATGGCATGTGTTATTTTGAAGTACTCATCAATGCTCagtattttgtatgtctcttttttcctcccaacaGATGCTACTGCTACCACAGCCCCAGTCCCTACAGCAGAAGTTAATGTTTCTCAGGAGGTCAACCAGGTGTTTGAACCAGCTGATACCTTGCCCTCCCGGAgtgaggcagctgctgtgcagcccgTCATTGGGATAAGTCAGAGAGTGCAGATGAACTCCAGAGAAAAGAAGGACTTAGGGACGCTAGGTAAAAACACAGGATCATGTGCTGGATCCATTCCTGTAGTTCTGGCAGGATGGACTTGTTTTGAGGCTCAGAAAGTGCTGCTGTAACTGGATCTAATGCCTCCAATGctgcctctttcctttccctcttcacAGGGTATGTGCTTGGGCTGATCATGATGGTGATAATCATTGCCATCGGAGCTGGCATTGTCGTGGGATACATCTATAAGAGGTCAGTGGCTACTCTCCTTTGTCCTAAAGCTGTTTTAGGCATAAAATCACTTACACAGATCAGGAATGTCTGAATATCTGCAAACCCAACCAGATGCTAATGAAAAGACAAATAGATGCATAAGTCTTCAAATATCACAAATTGTACAAGAGTTTATCTTGTCACAAAAAGAGTAATTTAAGAATGAATCCCACTCTTCTCTATTTCAGCCATCCATATGGTATTCTGTCACATTTAAAGTTTCACACAgccctttttttgtttgttttgggatGTGTATGTGCCAGATTTGATGTGGCTTTCTCAGGTGCTTCTACGGGAGCTGACTTCTAGGTaggagctgtagagagcagaGCCCAGGTGCCCTCCCAGGAAGTTTACTTTGCAGTCAGAAGAGGAATCCTTTCAGCAGGCACCTCTTTGCCTGCTTTCTCTAGTTTAGGTAactttaggagaaaaataattggtGAATCTTTGCCACACATGTTGTATTCTGTGAAGCTGCGTATCAGGTAGCACTCTTTGAAAAAGTTCAATTTACCAAAGTTCCTGTCTGCTTTATGGTCAGTTTTGATTCATGTGCAAGTTGTGACTTGTTTGGCCACTTCACTGCGCTGCATAGAAACCTTTCTGTAGCTCAGCAGCATCTGAGCATCAGGAGGGTTTGTGGTAATAGGAAGCAGGTTAGTTGTAAGAGACAGGGCAGGATTAGCAAGTACCAGTATAGCTGCAGCAAGTGAAGGCCCAGGCTGTCTCCTCTGGGAGggtttgttctgtgttttggcTGTTTGACAGCAGCCTGACACAGCCAAGCAGAAGGAGCCCTTTCCCAAGCTAGGACACGTCCTTATGTAAGTGTTTATAATAAACGGcgacagaagaaaaaaaacagagggagGAGTGTTACATAAGGGGCAAAACACAGAGCGCTGCTTGTTGAAGAATCTGATTTGAGTTGTCACTTCAGAGAACGCTGTCTCGTGTGCTGGCAGGATTGGCAGCCGCTGCTGCACACTTGTAGGCAGCTTTGAAAAGCTGCCAAAACACTTATGTGCCGACTGGAaaccccagcagctctgcctgttgGGGATCACAAGCCTCAGGAGGTGTTGAGTGGTGCCTGCCCCACTTCACTCCTTTCTTTGGCAGGAAGGAGCAATACTGAGCTTTGTCCTAATGCAGCTTTGCTTCTCCAGATCCAGAATATGCACTGCAGGACTGCAGGCACAGGAttacttttcctctcttcccgGGTGCCTTGCTCTCAAAATTGCATGTGTAAGCTGGCAGGTTTGGGTGGGTGTGGTGAGAAACCTGTGATGTGTTTTATAGCTTTTGGTATACATAGCTTTTCTGGAGACAACATGCTATTAATGCCGTCCATTTTTAAAGCCACACAGATCTTCCTCAGTACAAATTACAGAGGTGTCGCCTCACTTAGCAACAGGCTGAAAAGTTGAGTAGGCTTGAGAAGCCACTTGTGGTATTAAGCTGTtagctgcagccacagcaggcacagccagCTCTGAAACAGGCTTGAATAAATTCAGTAATGGCATCACTTGCTACATGAGTTTGTTTGCTGCAACAAAGGCAGAATCTATCACCAGCTTCAGTAGTTGTTTCTGTCAGATGAAGCAAGttaaagaagttattttgtgCAGCAGTGGGCTCTGCTGTCTCACTGCTCCCTTGGCCCTGCACCACACCATGCTGTGGGACTGTAAGGTATTAAGAAATGTTTGTCAGCTCTGTGGTTTGTAGAAGTTTGGCTTTCCAGTCATCATTCAGATGAAGTACTGTCAGTGAATAAGACGTTATGGGGAGGGACAGATTTAACTCAGTTGCATATTTGTAAAGGTTCTCATGGACCTCTGCCAGTGATAGGTTTTGTTCCTGGGCACTTTGTATGTAGCTGGAACATCCTCTTGTGAAACAAAGTACTGAGTCTTGAGTCTTCTTTTCTGCCACATCACTTTTACTGACTCTGCCTTCAAGCAGTGGCACTCAAACcatgtgtatgtgtatttattttttcttatctaGGGGAAAAGACCTGAAGGAGAAGCACGAGCAGAAAGTTTATGAGCGTGAAATGCAGCGCATCACACTGCCACTCTCAGCGTTCACCAATCCTGCCTGTGAGCTCGTAGATGAGAACACAATTGTGGTTCACACTAACCAGACACCTGTGGAGGACACACATGATGGCAGTGGCCCGCTCATGGGGCAGGCAGGTACCCCCGGTGCCTgagcagctggggcaggagaCGTCCAGGCTGAGTGAAGCTTCCCACTGTGAGTGTGGGGGTTGCGTGtgttcatttctattttgttttctttttgatgaaAGCCAGATGAAGGTGATGCAGAGGGACAGAGCAATGGGCTATTCATCAGTCTGTTTGAGGGGCACCATTCAGTGCATGACCAGCTGGGGACTGGTGTGGTGgatcctgctgcttcctcccaccTATCTCCATGGAGTGCCAAGGAGCTGGAGGGGATGACGGGCCAGGTTCACACCTGGCCACAGAATCAATAGCCCTGAGCGTGGTCTTGgcttcctgtttttctgttcctttcctatCTAACGGTGTGCACTGTTACTTATGTTTCAGCCTGGAAGCCCAGGAGGGAGCAGTACTGCAGGGACTGGGGGGGGCTTCATGTCAGACCTAGATAATTACACTGATTATAGTTCCTgtcttttttgctttaatggCTGAGAGCCGGAGAATCCTATCCAGAATCCTGCTACTCAAAgaggttttgtgtttgttttttttttccccaagaaagaGTGTATTTGAGGGATGGCTCTGGCCAGTAACAGTATATTTAGCCCCAGTGTAAATTTGGAAAAGCTCTTCTCAAGGTCTTGACGAATCCAGGTCTTCCAGGGCTGAGGGTACATCTCCATTCCCCTGTGGTGCTACATGCACAGCTACAGTTGTAGGTGTCCAGGTAGTCTGCCTCCTGCTCACTTACGCAGATCAGGagaccagaaggccagcagcagaTTGTTCTggaatgtagaaaaaaaacGTGCCCTTCAGTCACCTACAGCAGGTTGAGCACTAAGGACAGATAACATCCTCTTCTAAATTCCCTCAACTTTCTACAGAGCCAGCTCTGGAGGGAATGGTCAAGCCAGCTGTGGATCCCAATGCAGCTGCCCTTGCTCTGAAGGCAGgacagagatgctgctctttTAAGATCCCAAAGTCACAGCATGGCTTCTGGCCCAGCCTTCTTTACACACGCTCAGCTTGTGCTGCAGGACTGCTTGCTTACTGAACCTGGCCCTATTAGAGAGATTTTTATAACAACTTTTATCAGCATTCCAGGGACTTTGGAAAGGATAGCTGCTGCAGTGTCTCCCAGATGGCACCGAGGCAAGGTCAGTTCAGGGAAACATCTATCCCCACCTCAGGGGAATCAAGCCATTCAAGTAAGTTTTCTAGCCATCTGCTTTATAGCTGAGGGCCTAACAGGGAATAGCACTTGGCAGCAGGGGTTTTAGTGTTAATGTTTGAttcaaaaaagggaaatgttttatttttaaatgcctttgaATACCATTTCtttgtaaactgttttaaataCCTCATTATGAGAAGGTGCAGATTGTGCTACCTTGTATTAAAgcttaaatgaaaaatgctctGTAGACCTGTGTGGACTGTGGCTTATCTCTATGTTCCTGCCTGCCAGAGCAGCATCCTTTTGTTTGTTGCAGACTTCAAACTGAGGAGAGGGGATGATGCTACTACAGTTTCCCAGACCCAAAGGTAAATCCCTCCAAGCAGTGCCTCTACTCCCCAGCACAGACAAGGGACACAGAACATGTGTCctttctgccagcagccagctcaCGACTGGGGCAGTGTTCCTGAAAAGTAGCTGTGGGTGCATGAACTGGGCTGACAAAGTAGGCTGGCCCGTGGGAAGACTGCTCTCTGTTACAGTCCCTTCCTGCAGTGACGCAGGTCAGTTCTGTTttggggctgctcagcagcagctctgtccctcgGGGCCTTGCATTGGAAAGCAAGGAGACAGCATAGCAGGTTACAGGAGGCACTGACATAgctagcatttttttcttcagtcctGGCATTAACAAATTCCTCTTGAACTACATATTTCAGAATATGATCTTTCTAAGAATGGACTGTATTTTTATCCCTGATTCAGGAAAGTGGAGAGGCTCCATGTTCTTCTGACTTGTCAAGTCTTAAACAGAACAGCTAGACAGCATCTTCCCTTTGCATCACTCCAGGTGAATATTACCATTGAGCACTTGCACAGCATCTCAGTAGTCCTGCGTGTGGCAGAACCCTTGgctcaaggagttcttctgcTATCTGGTTGGTGTAGTTTTGTTGTTGCCTTTCTGTGACAAGAGAAACCCAAGATGCAGTTTCCTgctttattacatttttacacAGACAACACAATCTTGTTTCCACAGCAtacatttactgttttttttgtttttttaatttagttagAATGTGGAGCTGTGCAAATCACAGTTCTTAAATCTCACCCACACATTACCTAGGACTCTTCCCTTCAGAGGTCCCCTCAAATCCAGCCTTGGGGGAGGGTGAGGAAAGGACAAATCCTATTAACAATCCTGAATCCACTGGACCCAGTTTAGAGAAGCTCTTCCACTGACTCAAAGTGCGAGGAGCCCCGTGTTTCTAAAACACCACTACAGGGACTAAAAAACAACGCCTGACACACACACCTTTTGTCAGGTGCTGACTGGTCCCATGTAATTGTACACAATATTTTGAACTCATGGGTATGCATAAGGGGGGTGGGGTGAAATGAAGCTAACAGCAAAGACTTCACACCCATATCCCACAGTTCAGTACtaaaggggaggggaggtgcAGGGAGAAAGGAACACGCTAAAAAATGAAGTTACACCAAGAGGTTTGTAGAACTTCTGAGCAAaacttttgtttggttttgacaACCGCATTAAGCTACTACTGAAGCAgtagctttcttctttcttcatctgaaggaagaaatactCCACGTCTCAGTGATTccaagccctttttttttttttcccccaaagcaGGGAATGATCCCGAGGAAAGTTTCTGCTTGGACAATCAGCctaggtgctgctgcagcagcagctgcaaggaCCTTCAAAGGGAGCAACTTGCAGGGAAGGATAAGGTAATGGCAACTGAATGATTAGTTTTCCAGCTGCCACTCCTAGTGAGATGGGACAGTCTCCAGCACTCTTCTGTTTACCAGCAAGTTCATCCTTTAAGTAGCCTTGGCCACGTCTCACTTTACCCATCATCCATGCACAAAGCGTGACCCAATTCAGACCTTTACCTTTCTGAACAGCACCTTCTGCCACCCTGTCACCTCGTTTCCACAGGCTGAGAGTTCCAGCAGCTTTGCCTTTCCAGGGATGCCCACAGCCAGTGTCTAGTGCAGTTCTACACATTCAGGTTCAGATGCTCTCACCGAGGGTAAGGCCGTTGGGCAGGCAGACTTTACAGGGTCAGAGTCTGAAGATGCTTAAGAGGCTCATTTTCTGGCTGTCCATCCAGTGGGGCAGGTAGAGCTCAGTCTTAGTGTTTCTACGTGGGCTTTCAGAGGTATTcagagacagaggaagaaaaaacccacaaaaaaaatctcaaaacaaaAACGCATACACTCTTCCCCATGAGAGCTGCCCAGTTCCTAGGCTTTTTCACTCCCATCCTCGATGTCAAATGTCAGCGGGCTGTTCTGGAAAATACAGGTACAAACAtatacacgcacacacacacactgtccTGGTTGGGTCTTTTGCCAGATGTCCAATTTTCCCAACTTTCTGAGCAGGGCAGTCAGTGGGAGAAGCAGTTCCAGAAATGCTGGTCCTTGCCCAGGATAGTTTCCTATAGCAATTACCTCCCTGGCTGACGGACCAGAGCGGCTTCACAGCTTGCAGCCAAGTTCTAAGGCACCACAGTAAAGAAGCCTGAAAAGGCCAGAGAAGCATTTCTCAAGCCAGAAAAATAGTGTTGAGCAGCTTTCATAGGTGCAGTTGGCAGGAAATAGTCCTTTTTGCTTCCGAAACATGCCAGAAATCCACAGTGAATCAGGATGTCTGTGAGGAGGGCATTGGGTGAGGAGAGAGAGGCAATACAGCGAACGCACAGCATGGTGCCCTGTTAATGCCCTGGAAGTGGCTGAAGTGCATCTCCCTCTCTGTTGCTGAACTCCAGCAGAAGtgatgcaggcagcaggacaAGCTGACTAGGTTGTGTTCTCAGGTAACTTGTCACGGTTCAGTCCGTACTGCACACTCACGTTGTgatccagctcctccagctcagATGGGAGGGGAATGGCAAGTTCTCCCAGGTAGAGAGAGAGAGCTTCAAAGGAATCTTCAAGCTTGGAAAAAGGTGGCCTAGGGGCAACAATGAGGAAGTGTGAGTGGGGAACATGAAGCCAAACAGCGTGTGGAATGGCTGGGCCAGCTGTCCATCCAGGCTACCATCCCTGCACAGAGGTGTGAGCAGGAACATGATTCCCCCCCTCCCATTCAGTTTCAGAGACAGACAAGATCACATCTGTTTGGGCTATTAGTTTTAACAACTGATGACCAGGAAGGTCCAGCTCTTTTTGAACCCTGATCTGAAGCTGCTAACTTCACAACTGAAATAGCATTAGGTATTTGTATTTCATACCTGCTGCCTAGGTCTGCCCTACTTTTTGCACAAGAGAAATCCTGAGCAATCAGTCCTCCTCTACCCTGTCCTACACGTTGCTTAAGAGACCTTTACCATACTCAGCAGCCTTTCTTCCAAGCTGTTGAGTTATCAGGCTTTCCTCTCATGGAAGCCTTGGAGTGTTCCCACAGAACGCTCAAATGCAGTCCTCTTGTGCTCTACGTGCAAAACAATCCTTCCACCAAGGGTAGATGCACACATCCTCCAAGCTTACCTCAAGAGTTCTCCCAGCCCCAAACCTACCTGCTCTCTGGTTCCAGTCTACAGCAAATGGCAGCCAGAGGGAAAAAGGCTGGAGGACAGTCAGCAGGAACAAACTTTTCCCAGAACAGCTTAACATTAAGGCCAAAATCCAGTGTGCGTGGGAGACAGTCTGGGTCAGCATAAACCTGGCCTATGATCtaggaagaaatgaaaggagtGTTGAAGTACAGTAACAGTCCCCAAATATTACCAAGCAGAGAATTCCAGCATTAGGGAGGGGTCCCCTCATTCAGAGCTTTAGGGtgaaaaggaaggaacagaaatacCGTTCCTCCTGTCCTATGGCACTAGCTGGAGGAATAAGCAATGCACTGCACATACAGGTAAACTTCAGGTGAAACTTCTGCAAGACTCGGTAATATGGCCACTGTTGCAGAGGAATGCCCAGACACCACTTTATCTACAGGGTTCTTCTGCTGGAAGATGCAGGACAATGTACATCTCCCAGAGGACTCAACAGTGTCCCGCTGCTGTGTGCTGGTCAGGATGATGCAGTCCCTCCTGAGTGCAGGTAATGAAGACAACCTGCATCACCATCCCATCTCTCCTCTCCCACGCAATCATACAATACCACCAAAGCTGCTTATTCATGGAGCTTGACTTAAAATGGTGCTGTGAAGGGAACAGCACTGCAAACTGCAAGCTGCTCCGTTAGAAGCAAATTCAGCACCCCCGCAACCAAGGGAAGGGAGTGGAAAGAACAACTATAACCAATGGCCAGAAAGTTACAGGAGAGACATGAGTGGAGCAGAGATAAGTCTGCCCCAGCACTCAACGTTTTGTGCTCACCACGAACCCCAGTGTGTCAATGAGATGCGCTCCACCTCCAGTGCCTATAGAGGACCTCAAGTGTACTAAGAGGGAACCTAcccacagcagagagctgtaggGTGAGATCtgggcacaaaaaaaaaaggtcaatgTCAATACAAATTCTCACATGGGGAGAATATTAGGTTTAAAGCCTCATCAGGTGTCGCAGAAAGGGTGTTATTTATAACACTCAGGCTCTTCCATGCCAATGAACTCAGCACTACAACCACATCCTGTAGCGAGACAGCGAAACGCCCATCATGTATTTTGGCAGTGTTACTTCCTTATCTGCTTTTTGAATgcatagcctttttttttttggtaacaaGTGAAATGTTCATATCCTACCACCCCAATTTTCTTCCTAGATGAAACAACCATTTTAATCCTACATACAGATTTTTCACGTTCCTAAATCTATCACTCACAACCACAACATTCTACAAGAGGAGGGCTCAGTATAAACAGAACTCCAGATGAAGCCACAAAGATTTATGCACAGATatcttctttgttctctttgtcCCCAAACACTGAAGATGAAATTGTGCTGGGTCTCTTCTAGTGTTCTTGTAACTGTTGCATTACCTGTATACTTAACACCTCAGCTTTCATCTGTATTTCCACTGTCTTACATACTTATAAAACTTAAATACCTTGCAGCTTAAGTGGCGTTCTCTGCTCTGTAGGCAGGAAAGCCCATTATGGCATAAGATTCTGCAATGG of Gallus gallus isolate bGalGal1 chromosome 15, bGalGal1.mat.broiler.GRCg7b, whole genome shotgun sequence contains these proteins:
- the PIK3IP1 gene encoding phosphoinositide-3-kinase-interacting protein 1 gives rise to the protein MLRGGPLRALGAVLLGSLLLAAARGAEECLRGDGASYRGNRRVASGGAPCLNWLAVRSETGAALPAVAEDHDSCRNPNGDAAPWCYVRGAAGIPERRTCEIPPCPDATATTAPVPTAEVNVSQEVNQVFEPADTLPSRSEAAAVQPVIGISQRVQMNSREKKDLGTLGYVLGLIMMVIIIAIGAGIVVGYIYKRGKDLKEKHEQKVYEREMQRITLPLSAFTNPACELVDENTIVVHTNQTPVEDTHDGSGPLMGQAGTPGA